Below is a genomic region from Ascaphus truei isolate aAscTru1 chromosome 5, aAscTru1.hap1, whole genome shotgun sequence.
CCCTACCCTGCCCTCCCTGCACCTGTGCTGCCTCCGGCCCTGCCTGACCTCCAGACCCCGACCGCCGGATCCCCGCAAGAAGGGGGTGGTCTTCGCTGATGCCCTGGGACTGGCCCTTGCCACTGTGCGCCACTTCTCGCACCCGTCCTGCGATGAAGACCCCCTGGCACAAGCTCTGGCCTCGCTGCAGACTTTGCGTCACCTTGCCCAGCCCACCTACGTTCTGGACTTCTTCCCGCCGGCCTTGGACTATGCCTGCTTTCGGACTAGGCTGGAGCGGGAGCTGGTAAGCCTGGAGCAGTGCACAGTGCAGGGGTCGGCAGTGGTGGGCACAGTGCGAGTGAGGAACATCGGATATGAGAAGAGTGTGACCCTGCGGGCAAGCTTTGACGGTTGGCGCACCCACTGTGACCTGCCCTGCTCTTACCTGCGGGACCCACAGGGAGGTGGGCAGACGGATGCTTTCTCCTTCCGCCTGGTCGTGCCCGCGGGCACGGAGCGGGCCCAGTTCTGTGTGTGTTTTCGCTGCGAGGGGCAAGACCACTGGGACAACAATGAGGGCCAAAACTACACCTTGTGCAAGGAGGCAGAGCAAGTCGGAGATGAGCAGGGACCATATTGGTGAcggggtgggttaatcccttgaGGGCCAGGGTgcggtaggcatctgacactcaAGGATTTAAGAGCAACAAAGCGTTCCACTTATGGGGTTTCCATAGGCTAAGGGGGCATCTCTGATGCTTACGTTTCCTGACAATGTCGAGCGGTGCAGTTTGTCCTATTGGTTTATGGTGCAAGATGGTCCTGTAAGTTGGGGTCGGTGGCACAACCTTTCTATGGGTTAAGAATCTTGTGTGCGGGATTCCAATAAGTTATTGTGCTCAAAGGTACTGCACTCTTATGGGATGAGGGGGCAGGATCGCATGCACTGGATTCCTATGAGCATGGTCCTATCCCCACAAGAATCCTATATGACCCCCTCATATCACAAGAGATGCCACTGACCCTATTCACAGTTTATAATCTACGTGTATGCTTGACATTAAAATGAGCGGAACTCCCCTGTGAAATGTGGGCGACTGGAACATTCTGGGGTTGGCGCAGTGTATCCATGAGAACGGCCTAAACTAATTGGAGCGCTCCCTGCCTCTATCTTCTGACCTCTGCTGTACGTAGTGCTCTCATTGGCTGCTGTGACCAAATTACCTCTTTCTGGGGCTTTTAGCAGGTGGTGGGTCCTGAGGGGGCGGGGGCTTTAAATCTATTCCTCCCACACTTGGCACAGCTCCACCCTGCTGGTTGAACCTGAACTTTGGGAAAGAGGTTAATGAATTGCCTCTTTGGGGCAAATtctcagtattgccaaagcattgcttttatttattttaaacattgcctgctcccccccaccccccacccaaatACCCTTTTTAGCTTCAATTTTACTGCAGGTCTAAATAAAGGTGCTTTTGTTCTAAACATCTGTGTTGCCTTTCTTGATACACCCTGCTTTGATCTGGGCTTGGGTAACGTGTGTGGTGgttttggggtgttttgtggttttgttttgttgtgtACCCTATCTATCTGCCCTCCTCTtggacccctccaccccccccccccccccctttttttttttttttttttttgcaggatgGACACTGGCTCTCTCTTAGCGGTGTCCCCTCTCTGGTGTCAATGCTGGCACCTATACCTGAAGTCTCTTTCTGTAAGATTGGGGCACTAGAACCCTGTcgctgtggggggaaaggagagaatgcCTCTGGGTGTCCAGCGTTGTGTTGGGTGCCTAGCTGCTTTTGGTCTGCCACCTGCAAAACCTCATCCTCTACATTATTCCTGTCCCCCTTCCCTGCTAATCGTGGGACTGGAGTAATTAGCTGTCAGTATCTGTAAAGTAAGCCTTAGGCTGCGCCCACCTGACTCGATTTGGCCACGACCCAACATCAAAAAAAGTTGCGCAGATCGTGGTGCAGTGACTTGCATgcaccgccggcaagcaaggcggctgtgcgggcgcgtgcagcggggcctaaGACTTTGTAACTGGAGCCtgcccttccacctccctccgctccttcccccccctcccccca
It encodes:
- the LOC142494522 gene encoding protein phosphatase 1 regulatory subunit 3C-like isoform X2, which translates into the protein MTPSGGQSLIHPLTMPGDFAMCLCLSPPTLPSLHLCCLRPCLTSRPRPPDPRKKGVVFADALGLALATVRHFSHPSCDEDPLAQALASLQTLRHLAQPTYVLDFFPPALDYACFRTRLERELVSLEQCTVQGSAVVGTVRVRNIGYEKSVTLRASFDGWRTHCDLPCSYLRDPQGGGQTDAFSFRLVVPAGTERAQFCVCFRCEGQDHWDNNEGQNYTLCKEAEQVGDEQGPYW
- the LOC142494522 gene encoding protein phosphatase 1 regulatory subunit 3C-like isoform X1, with amino-acid sequence MSLYIPVPPTLDGQSLIHPLTMPGDFAMCLCLSPPTLPSLHLCCLRPCLTSRPRPPDPRKKGVVFADALGLALATVRHFSHPSCDEDPLAQALASLQTLRHLAQPTYVLDFFPPALDYACFRTRLERELVSLEQCTVQGSAVVGTVRVRNIGYEKSVTLRASFDGWRTHCDLPCSYLRDPQGGGQTDAFSFRLVVPAGTERAQFCVCFRCEGQDHWDNNEGQNYTLCKEAEQVGDEQGPYW